The window CCTTCATCAAGCTCTTGATCGAGGCAACAACCTCACATCAACGAAGCTTGTGGCATGAGAATAACATCGCGATGGTGACATCTTACAACGTGGATTGGAAATGCTCGGGGCTTGGGTTGATTCACCGCAGTGGAGGGAGTGACCGAGAGGCCTCATGAGTGATGAGTGAGGGAGTCTTGGCTGCGAAACATCGTCGACTCACTTTCACAGCTGAGTTCGGAGTGTTGCACAGCTGACCAGGGTTGGTTGGAACGGCAGTCTCGAACACCACCAAGTCTTTCGCGACCACCGAGAGGTGTGTCAGTGAATGCAACACCCCTCCTTCATGGAGATTCAAATGATGCCCAATATGGGTGAGAAGAGAGGCATCTGTTTTATGATTTGGATGTTCACAAATCATTCTCCAAGAGACGTAAATCTGGCATTGCGGTCAGTCATAATTTGGGCCCGCATTTCCTACCATCGACTCGGAAAACTGGATGGTCGGCGACCGGCAATAGACAGAGTCCGTTTCTCGTTGGCCCAGTGCACGCTACGGAGAAACCCTCCAAGGCAGTGACGCATATTCATGGATCGCTCGCACTCACAGCCGCGTTCCCTCATCAGTTCAGTGTCCCTAAATTTATCTTTGACCAGGCATTTACACAGCCAAACTCCATATCCCGTTAGTAACATACCCAGCAATCATCTAGGTCCATGATCACATCACAAGTCTAGCCTGTTCTCAAGATTGCTTGAACACTTGCAGCTTATCTGCTACAGTTGCGCAATCGTATCAGTGCTCTCCCGTCCCGTCACTACCGGCGCCCAGACCTTCTAGAATGAAGTCGCTCCACCATGCTACCACCAGGGCATCTCCGGGAGGTCTGGAGACCGTTTCATGCCTCCGGACAGGAATGAAATCTCCAGATATTCAGAAGCCTCGATACGACTTCCCAAGTATGACTCTCTCGGGTCCTGATACAAATGTTTGTCGATCATGTGTTGAGTCCAAAAATGGCCATGTCCTGGGTTCCCCGCAAAAGGCTGTGCTCGGGAGGCTCAAGCCCCATCAATGCCCCCCCTCACACAGCCAGTCGGGGTACTATGTATATGGTCAACCACTTTTTACGACCGAGAAAAAAGAATATCGCCTTGTCTGGACGAACGAATGCCACCGCTACCTTGGAGAGTTATGGGCTTCATGATGGCTTCGTTCATCGTGGGTCGCGCAAGTCGGCCGTGTCCACTTGCACAGTGGCCACTGGCTGTTTAAGGTGTTGGTTCCCTTTGTCAACCTCAAGATCTGCCTCTCATTCGTCGCCATATATCGCCATATAACCTTCCTCCACTCATAGCTGTACCAAGTCATGCAGTGTTGTCCTGcacacatcaccaaacccccaccGAGACACTCGATGGCCAGACGACCCAGCTCCTTCGTCGACGCCTATCGGCCTTCCATCCGGCGCTGTGTTGGCACAGTTCGCATGGATAGCTGGCCTGGACGCGTAACACAACCCTCAAAGTTTTTCTTTCTATCAGGCCTGACCGCAAGATTTGGCCTTGTCGCACCTCAACCGTTGTCCAATCACAGTGGGAACTAACTTTCACCCCGCCCCTCAAGGCTGTCACCATGACACCAAAAGAGAGTCGTGAAAGTGGCTCGCCATGAGACGCCCGTTCTTGATGCAGAGCAACCCAATGTCCAAGCACTCCACTGCCAGTGCCTTCTCGCAAGGCAGAAGGACCAGGGGGAATCATCACAAGTGTTGCTTTTTCGCACTTCACGCCGTTCTCGGCCATTTGCCTGTTGCGTACGCTGATCACGCCTTCGGCAGGTTTTATCTTTGCTTCAGTTAATGACCGGTTCTCAAGAGGTCGAGACGAGCTGGAAACCTCTGGTTCAGCCCCGCCCAGACTTTCCTCCACCATGACTCAACTCCAAAGATCACAACTTCCTTACCAAAAGTCAACACATGACCCGCGATATCGGATCTTTTGTCTCGGTCCCTGCCAACACTAGAGGGCTGATGCGATAATACACTATGGAATCACCGGCACCAGCCGTTCATGTGTATGGAGATCCAACATCTCGGTCGCCGATAGGATGGAATTGCTCTCGGCGACATTGTGGAAATCGCGTTGTCGTCAGCTGTTAAGCATCTCACGGGATCAAACCCGCTGCAGAATTcccatgctgctgctgtttccGTCTCCGTGCGGCGGGTTCTTACCGCGCGGCCCAGCGGCTGAATGTCTTGTATGATACCCGGTTGGGGGCGCTTGTGAGGCGGTCACAGTTAGCAGATCAGTCTTGTAGGTTGCTGATCTCGAAATCATTCCACATTTGCACATATTACCATACCTACTCTTACGAGAGCCTTCCCCTGTAGGTTGCCTGGACAATAACCACCCGGTAACAATCTAGAGATATTGTCGCGGGCGGCGCCGGGCTGAGTTTACCTGCTTCGGGTGCCTCGAATAACCGCCAAGGCTCAGATCCGACTTGCTCATCATCGTGATGCTCCACACCAACCGGGCTCTTTGGAAACACCATGATGGCCAAAGAAGCCTTTCCAAGGCGAAAGACGGGAGAGATCTACGCTGAAGCTGAAAGGGGGGCTCCGCAATAATTATTGACTCGGCTGGCCTCGTCCAGGCGACAAGAGTCACCACCTGCAAGACTGATCAACCCCTCGACCAAGACCCTCTATTCAGCTCTTTGCCCGGTACTTGGCTTGTCAAAGACAAGCCAATAACACTACTCGGATTTCCCGAGGCCGGAGAGCAGCACCGTGAATGGGAGGGAGCTAAAAGATGGTGCTGAGTGGTAATTCAAAAGGTTTGAGTCAGCCACCGACCACGGAGACCgtgagatgatgatgatatggaaTATTGCTCTTGGCTTTCCACagggtcctcctcctcctgctcctcctgctcctcctcggcttcgtcATAAATTTGAGGCTGAGTATTTGTCAAACAAGTTATGGGGATAAAACCTTCCCagtctggtgttgttgctgtgtggTTTGCTTGGGAAAATTGATGCCCCACATTTTTCTTGGTGGTTCGGAACCTGTCATCGTTCATTCGTTCTCTCTCGGCCGAAGGATGACGATCgcggggacggggatgggTGAGGGACCCGATGAACTACCGACCAGCTTTCACATCCACCATCAATTTTcaataaaataaaaaaataaaaaaataaacaaTTAAAAAAGGCTTGCATTGCGGACTCCCCGATCGCGCTTTGTCTTGCCGAGGGAAATAGTACAATTCAAAAGGACACTGCCGCCTATtttggatggtggttggaggaTAGAGAGCATGAGATGCGGTTCATCAAACAGGCACAGGCAACAAAAGTGTGGGGCCAAGGCAGcagtgggtttggggggttggttccACTTTTGACCTCGTTCGTACTGCAGAGCAACACCAGTTATTCTTGACCAGAAACTCCGTCGGGAAGATCGGGACAGGTTCAACTATGGGATCTCGGATGTGAGGCTGTTGTCTTGGTTGTATGGGTAGCCAACGTGACAACTGGCCTCGACGAGGACCATGATGAACTACACACATGAGAAATAGGGCTGGAAACCGGAACCCACGGGGAGGCGAATCACAGATAGGGGATTAGATATTACGAACTTGAGCCAGCGGAGAGTTGAGTCGAAGGGGAAGGTAGGTGATCCTTTAGCAGCAGTTGTGGTACAAGCTAAATGAGGCAACGCAAAAGGGCAGGTTAGCTACACACCATTACGGGCTTGGTCATCCAACCATCTCTCACGAAAAGTCAGCAGTGGATTTGCCCACATTTGCCCTTGAGCGTAGGATACGAAGAATGTGGCAATTGAGAGCCTGTCATTCTCGCTCAATCTTTTAACCTTGATCCCTACCTACTTGGTTTCTGAGGGGATGGGTATCTCATGTGATTTCAAGCTTTGAAACTCTCACGAGGTACGCCGAGGGGGGCGTTGAGTatgaggatgggaggggaaggaaggtaAGCCGAAACTTACCggggctgctgttggtggaaTTCTGGCCCGATCGATCGGAAAGCTCTTATTTTCTGGGTTTGGAAAGTGCGAGAGTTTGAACGCGGCGCAGTTGGCTTACGACAATAGTGAGTGAAATTTCgaaggtgaggtgaggggggttaAGGTGAGGTGGGGGAATGGGCTTGCCGTGATTTGCCTCCGTCACTAGAGTGAAGTCACTTGTTCACTTCATTCATCACAGCTAGCTTATTGCCACATCGGAACCTTGCTTGTGATGTGGGATCTTGCCATTCGCGGCGTTGTGCACGTATCTGACCATGAAGGACACGATAGTCACACAGAGGACACATTTACCTGGGGTCAAGCTCGCATCTGATCGAGccttgctgatgatgatagcGGCAAGTTGTGAGGATTTCACTTTACACATGAGCAAGAGCCTCATTCGGTGCGGGCTATTTACTTCGTCACAGTCGTACAGGTGGCCAGTCACTCGCTCGTGCATAGTTTTTCGTTCACTCAGTCATACAATCTGCCTTCATTCTGTGGCCCCCATGTGTAGGCCTTTTGATCTGGCTTCACTTTCATTTCCCCCATATCTCAATTGCCAGGCATGATAATCACGCTCGAGATATGAGATGACAAGCAAGCAGACAGGCAACAAGGTGAGGCAAGGTGAAGCAAGCTCACTACGAGGCCTCACACAAAACCAGTCACATACCTCATGAAGTTTTCAACAGCCCGCCTCAACCCGAGTACGATCACCCTCACACAGACTGCCTCACCTGCCTTGCCCATCTTCCCGCTCTGTGTCCTCCACAACAAACATGCCGGTCGTTCACAACCCCAGCCCTGTGATAATCAACAGGTTACATACCTCTGGCCCCCTACATTGCCCTAGATCGTAGAAACAGCTCGGCAAACATTCTTTGCCTATTGGCTCCCGGTGGAATGACAGCACTCGACCAAGAAGTGATACCCATATCACCTCACACAAATTACCCAGTGAAATGGTATGGTATCATGGTgccacaaacaaacaaacaaacactcTTTCCATTCGGTAAGAGTGTTATGTATGAGGGGGTCGTAGACAGATCGGCCGCCTTGCCGCTGCTGAGCCGTGGTGGAAACATGGGGGAGGCCATGATCGTGACCCATACACACTTTACAAGCCGGCAAAGGTAGGGTCAGAGAGGCCAACCATGGGGGCCAAGGCTCGTCATTTAGATGGAAATGAGTGTGCTTTGTTGACCGTCAGTCTGAAGGCCATGTATGATGATGTGGTCATCATAAGGCTTTGCCAACAAGACACATAGGCACGTAAGAGGGGTAGATTACTGCACTCTGATGGGAACAAGCCCGTGTTTGGATAAGTATCTAATATTGGAACTCAGAGCTTGTGTGGATGATTCGGTGAAGCTCTGCTAAGGTGGAAACAAATCATGATGATTCTGCAAGGTACCTTAGGTGGCTATGAATCATACCTGCCTCACTCACCCACATCCTCACTTTGTAAGGGGTAGCTACCGGCAGGTGATCCCACAACTAGAATAAACATGTTATCAACCAAAGTACCTTGTGGCCGCTTAAAGTCATCGTGGATATGTTTACTCACTCATGCTTGATCTCCATGTTCTGCTTCCTTGCCCAAGTCATGAACGAGCAgctatcatcatcaacccaaTGACCAAGAGTTTGATACTCAGGGTAAGTTCGGTCCATCGTAATAAACTTGCATGACATCCACACTTCAATGGAGGTACACCAGACCCCAAAAGAAGTACACCGTTCTTGCTCGCCGTGACCAGCCAAGTAATGATCTCGTGCATATGCCCCCCTCACAAGGAACCAAAAGGGGTAGACCGACTCTCATTCTATCCGGCCAGCCAAAAATGGGAAAAAGCCTAATGCAATGTCAcagatcatcaccccccaGACTTGAAACTGCAATAGTGACATTGTTTCGGGACAGTCTTCTCAACACGACATAATCCACAAAGTATACACCTAGTTACTCGACAATATTCCCCCTTGACCACGAcaccacctaccttaccAGCCCAGAGTCATACCCCCCTATTAGTCTCTGCCAATTCACCAGCAACATGTAGATACAACAAGGAAGGGTATCCCGCAAGTCATAACCCGCGAGCCCATACCTAGGTGCTCGAAATAGTTCCCCACGATCAGATACCTACTACCAAGGTAAGATGGAGACAAACACAAGCCCCCGGATGAGTCAAGCCTGTGTGGTCACAAACAttcgccatcatcacagTTACTCATGCTTGTATGACGCATACGGcgtaataaaaaaaaaacacctaCCTATCGCGATTGACAGTCGTGATCATTATTCACAAGACTTGTCACTCCCAGCTGACTGctgttgggttgttgggcaCCGACGGCGAGACTCGCTTCTTAATCACGAAAGCTTCAGGCAAAAGTAGAGTCAAAACAACAATACAAGACGGAGGTGGGGGGACTTGACTTACGATTGATGATGAATCATCCTGACAAGGAGTTACAATTgggcagctcaaggccaacaaacaccaaccgTCATACCACATGGAGAACATCTAGGATGGAGTCAGAACTCTAGTCGCCAACAATGTAACAATCATTGCCAGATAGGAGAACATATCCATTGAGCAAGGTAACCAACTACCGAGGATGTATACGAgcctcccaacccaaaccagTTCGGCCACCCCAAGACGAAACgcatcccaccacccctttaCTTGAGAGAAAGCGATACAATGCAGTGTTCCAATAACAACCAGTGGCGATGTGTCTCCCCTCATGCAGCAATTGATGTTGACACCAACTCAGCATGAGCACCAGCAAGAGAGAAGCTGTTTCTGAAAGCATGGCGATAATCGATGGTCTGGTACTAATCATACAAAACTAAACCACCTATTGGGCCCTTGCTGTATATTTCCTGCCACTTTTGATGCTTTTCCCTTTGCAACCATATCCGCCGTttcagaaaaaaaaagaggaaaaagcaATCGCCAAACTAATTAAAAGTGAGGAGTGGTATGCCAGGGCCATGctcaacaaacaccaacaactcgTCTAAGAGGCCATGTAGGTGGAGGCATCGATACCCTCCTTGGGGAACTCACTAGTAAACAGTTAGCAGACAATTCCGGAAGTTGACTAGGGAGGTATTACGTACGGAAGAGCGACCTCGAAGCGTTTCTCAATGGCTTGGAGGACCTCCTTGTCCTGCTCGGTGGTCACgaaggagatggcgagaCCCTTGGTACCGAAACGTCCAGCACGACCGACACGGTGGAGGTAGGAATCGGCATCAGCGGGCATGTCGTAGTTGATAGCGAGGTTGATCCGCTCGATATCGATACCACGGCCGAAAACGTCGGTGGCCACGCAGATACGCTTGTTGAACTCCTTGAACTCTTTGTATCTCTTGATACGCTCCTCTTGGCTGACACCGGAGTGGACGGCAATCGAAGGGAAGTTGCACTCGCGGAGGAGCTTATCCAGCTCGGTAGCGCGCAGGGTGCTTttgacgaagatgatgaccTGGTTGAACTGGAGGTCGTCCAGGAGCTCGTTCAGCTTACggttcttctccctctcttcaaGGGCAAGATAGTACTGCTGCAAGCCGTGGAGCGTCAACTTGGTATCCTCATCGACGTAGTGCTCGGTGGGGTTCTGCATGAACTTCCGGCAAATGGGCTTGATCTCGTCGGACAAAGTGGCcgaaaacatcatcacctgcTTCTGCTGAGGAGTAGCACGGAAGATCTCCTGCACGTCACGGCGCATGTCTGATAGATTATTAGCGGTTTggcccaaaaaaaaccacaaaTGATAATCGCCTTACCAATCTGATCAAGCATCTTGTCGCACTCATCGAGGACGAACATTCTGACACTGCCAAGACGGAGGTGCTTGTCGCGGACAAGGGCGTTCAAGCGGCCAGGTGTGCCGACAATGATGTGGGGGTGGGTATCCTTGTTCTTGAGTATCTCGGCATCCTTCTGGATAGGAGTACCACCGTAGAAGACGCCGGTCTTGATGTCGGGCATGTACTTGCTGAAGCGGTTGTACTCGTTGCGAATCTGGAAGGCCAGCTCACGGGTGTGGCACATAACCAACACGGAGCACTCGCCGGCAACAGGCTCGACCTGCTGGAGGGTCGTGAGGACGAAGACGGCAGTCTTACCGAGACCGGACTTGGCCTGGCAGATGatgtcaccaccaagcaTAGCCTGGGGAATGGTGGTCTGTTGAACTGTAGTCGGGCATCGGATTAGAACTGGATACGCAAATTTGGACAGAACGATGTGTGGGAAGGTTCATCAGAAGCCCGTCCATCGTCGCAGCAAAGACATGTCgaccactcctcctcctacaCCACCAATCTTATCCTTCCAAACCAAGGTGTGCCCCGAGACCAGCTGAGCGAGATGCGGAAAACGCGACCACCTGTCACGGCAACGACGTTCCCACGCATCCGCGAAAACCACGACCAAAGGCCTTGGATGATGGAGACGGGGGAACAAGGTCCCTTTGTGAAACCTCCCGAAGGAGTTCGAGGTATGGAGCTCCAGTGAGCAATGAAGCAACCTTGTCGCTTTCCAAGCGCCGACTCAACCCAAGCGCGACAGCCGAGGCCATCTATGAGAGGTTTCTCTTGCGCAAGAGCTCATTGGATTTTCCAGAAGCATGGTTTGCCACTCGGGGTCGCCCCCGAGCGGTCTGACGGTCGCATGGTGAAGAGTCACCAGGTGCTTGCGCAAAGCGCGTCGACGGCGCGCCAACCAATAGCTCCATCCGATGATAGTCTTGTTTCAAAAATTGCTTTGCGTAGCTTTGCCTTTGCTTGCGAGATGGACGGACCCGTGATGATAGGAAGGAATAACGGGATGCTGGGGATGAGATTTGGTCACTAACCCTCCGAGGGATGTTCGAAACCGCAATCGGCAATCGCACGGAGAAGTTCAGGCTTCAACAGAAAGTCGCGGAAACCAGTCGAGTGAATACCGACATAGGAACCCTTCTTGTCGACATTttgggcggcagcggcatcCGCCTTCTTGCCGTTGGAAGCGGGAGCGGTGGTCTCCTGGTTGAGCTCGTCGTCGGAGTAGTCGATgagatcctcctcagcagacATGTTGGCTAGTTATTTGGCGAAAACTGGAAACGGTTGCAAGGCTTGTCGTGAAAACAAAAGAGGCGATGGCGCCAAAAGTCGTCAGGAAGAGTCGCGTCTGGTGAAAAAAATAAATCACCGAGTGGAAAGTCGCAAggtgagaagaaaaaggcgcGCGTTGGTGATGAATACCAAGACTGTCAGATGGCGAGGGGTTGGCGcgttgatgagaagaggatGTCAGAAAAGGAAGCGAGGGAGCAGAAAGGCGAAAATAAGGTTGGAGGTCAAGCAGCACGCACAGCCTCAAAACCTGACCTCAATCAGCTCTAACCACGAGTGGCTTAGCCAGAGCCGGAAAGGTGCCGCTTGGCCCGTGCACTGGGCGCTGGTGGGGCCAACGGAACCGTCAGAGCACAGGCCACCCTGTGACAGTCCCAATTCACTTTTAATTCACTTAGCCTTCTTGGCTGGGCAAGCTTTTTCTGTGTCAGTTGACATTCACAAACAATCGTgataaaaagaaaagacaacTCGACCTTCATTCCAATTTCCCTTCATCATGGCAAAGGCAAAAaatggtggcggcggggtgCAAAACAAGGCCATCTATTCTCGACTATCATTTCTTCAGCAAGCAGCCGTTTTCCTCTCGACAGCAACTCTGGACGGTGATGGTTCCAATATCTCAGAGCTCAACAGGGATCAAAACCCACCACTTCAAGGTGCTGGAAGACGTCTAGCAACTGACTTGCGCGCTGTGTCCCTGAAGAGCCGGATTCGATTGAACCCAGCAGTAAAGCAGAGCATCTGCAAGTTCTGTGACTCGGTCCTAATTGACGGGGAGTCTTGCACTTCGGGAATCGAGAACAAGAGTAAGGGAGGTAGGAAGCCATGGGCCGATATTTTGGTTCGCAAGTGCCATGCTTGCGGCAAGGAGAGAAGGTATCCAGTGTGCACCAAGAGGACAAAGAGAAAGACAGAGAGGCCGGTTGCGACCCCCGATGAACCAGACATGATGGATCAAACTGGATGAAGAATTCCGAACTTGAATGTCAGTTTATAATTTCCTCGGGGATGCATTGGTTTGCTTCTTGTAGATGAGGGACATATTCAAGGCCTAGGTGCCATGTCAGACAGCAAAACCGATGAGGAGATGTCGTCTCGAATCCCCAGGTGCCCTCGATATCCTTCAACATGGTCCTCAGAAACACCAGCATGGTACTACCCAGGTGATCAGACCAGAAGCTCTCAGCGTTCAAGGACACCAACTTTCCAGTGCCACCGTCAACAAACTGCAAGGCATCGGATATCAGTCgttccaccaccaagcacctGCTATCATTCGTCTCTATCTACACAGCAGTAACCATGCTGCCCACCAAACAGTCGAGTCACGCGTCTTCTGTCGCCATACGACAGAACTTCATCCCAGCGAACCACCCGCATTGTCTCAGAACCTGCACCTACCCGCCGGTCCTTCAGTTTggtccgcctcctccctgcTGCTGGTTCTGTTGGACCGACTCCTCCCCAAGGACTTTACTCGCGGCCATGAATCTATGATCCGACAACGACGAGCGGGTGTCTGTCAGTTTCAACCGTATGTAAAGTACACCAAAGCCAAGTAGGGTTACTCACAGCCCCGCATGCCAACTTCCCAGTCCGCGCATGGACTCGGCCTGTACGCTGGTCATACGGAGGAGGTTCTCAGTgtcggcgaggttgttggaaaGCTGGGctagttgttgttggagttgggcCTGGGTGGTGTTAGTATCAGCATCAAATATCACAATATCAAGGACAGAGAATGTAAACAAACCAGTTGCCTAGCTTTAACAGCCCCCCCAGATGAAGCCATAGACTGGCGTGTTTGTGTGGGGGCGCTGCCGTAGCCTCGTGATGCCATGGTGTGTGCTGTTGTGGACTGATATGCAGGTGGTCTGATGGCTAGGTAGGCAAAGGACGAAAGGAAATAAAGAAGTCCAAAGTGGGCCCACCGCTGTAGTAGCGGGTTACGTTGTGATATTTCAATGTGGGATTTTGTATGGATGGGAATCCCAAGCACGCGTGTTGTTCAGTGATGCGGATGGAACAAAAAGCCCTTAACACGAGAGCGGGGCCGCAGGGCGTTGTCAAACGCGTTTTTGGCGGGGTAGCTTTGGGGGGTTATAGCAGCAAACAGCACTGCCTGGGCGATTCAATGCCTTGGACTTACGGAGATAGATAGATGACTTGAGAGAGGCTTCAGTCTGGAGGCTCGGATTTCGACTGATAGCATACTCAAGATATGCCTCTTGTTTTCGATCTGGAAGA is drawn from Podospora pseudocomata strain CBS 415.72m chromosome 1 map unlocalized CBS415.72m_1, whole genome shotgun sequence and contains these coding sequences:
- the SUB2_1 gene encoding Suppressor of the cold-sensitive snRNP biogenesis mutant brr1-1 (COG:A; BUSCO:EOG09262E4Q; EggNog:ENOG503NU8C) — encoded protein: MLGGDIICQAKSGLGKTAVFVLTTLQQVEPVAGECSVLVMCHTRELAFQIRNEYNRFSKYMPDIKTGVFYGGTPIQKDAEILKNKDTHPHIIVGTPGRLNALVRDKHLRLGSVRMFVLDECDKMLDQIDMRRDVQEIFRATPQQKQVMMFSATLSDEIKPICRKFMQNPTEHYVDEDTKLTLHGLQQYYLALEEREKNRKLNELLDDLQFNQVIIFVKSTLRATELDKLLRECNFPSIAVHSGVSQEERIKRYKEFKEFNKRICVATDVFGRGIDIERINLAINYDMPADADSYLHRVGRAGRFGTKGLAISFVTTEQDKEVLQAIEKRFEVALPEFPKEGIDASTYMAS
- the SUB2_2 gene encoding Suppressor of the cold-sensitive snRNP biogenesis mutant brr1-1 (COG:A; EggNog:ENOG503NU8C); this translates as MSAEEDLIDYSDDELNQETTAPASNGKKADAAAAQNVDKKGSYVGIHSTGFRDFLLKPELLRAIADCGFEHPSEG
- a CDS encoding uncharacterized protein (EggNog:ENOG503P5BW; COG:S) translates to MAKAKNGGGGVQNKAIYSRLSFLQQAAVFLSTATLDGDGSNISELNRDQNPPLQGAGRRLATDLRAVSLKSRIRLNPAVKQSICKFCDSVLIDGESCTSGIENKSKGGRKPWADILVRKCHACGKERRYPVCTKRTKRKTERPVATPDEPDMMDQTG
- a CDS encoding uncharacterized protein (COG:S; EggNog:ENOG503P6TB) — protein: MASRGYGSAPTQTRQSMASSGGAVKARQLAQLQQQLAQLSNNLADTENLLRMTSVQAESMRGLGSWHAGLFMAASKVLGEESVQQNQQQGGGGPN